The proteins below are encoded in one region of Candidatus Binataceae bacterium:
- a CDS encoding acetylornithine transaminase has product MNNAEIVELTHQNLVDVYGCLPIAWSRGHGAYLYDADGNRYLDLFCGLAVTNLGHGNPRVVRAIKDQAEKLTHVSNVFHTEPTARLAERLAHRFGNGRVFFGNSGAEANEAAIKLARRWGHNEGGGRYEIIATLGSFHGRTLATLSATGQEKYHQGFQPLVPGFPLVAFDDIAALERARNERSVAVMVEPIQGEGGVVVPKIDYLKRVREFCDRNKMLLILDEIQTGVGRTGKFFAYEHAGLKPDIVTLAKALGGGIPIGAMIARKEIAASFTPGSHGTTFGGNPVATAAANAVLDAIEQDGVLENATEVGAYILERLRKFAQGRDRIVEVRGLGMMIGVVLRHDARPIVDACLRDKLIVNGTAGNVLRLLPPLNLTREEADAALEIIENALTTTTVAK; this is encoded by the coding sequence ATGAACAACGCCGAAATTGTCGAACTCACTCATCAGAATCTGGTCGATGTGTACGGATGCCTGCCGATCGCGTGGAGCCGCGGCCATGGCGCGTATCTCTACGATGCCGACGGCAACCGCTATCTCGACCTCTTCTGCGGTCTCGCCGTCACCAACCTGGGACACGGCAATCCGCGCGTCGTGCGCGCGATCAAGGATCAGGCTGAAAAACTAACGCACGTCTCCAACGTGTTTCATACCGAGCCGACCGCGCGTCTGGCGGAACGGCTCGCGCACCGGTTCGGCAACGGACGCGTGTTCTTCGGCAACTCGGGCGCCGAGGCCAACGAAGCCGCGATCAAACTAGCTCGCCGCTGGGGCCACAACGAAGGCGGCGGCCGCTACGAGATCATCGCGACGCTCGGCTCGTTCCACGGCCGCACCCTCGCCACGCTGAGCGCGACCGGCCAGGAAAAATATCACCAGGGTTTTCAGCCGCTCGTTCCCGGCTTCCCGCTGGTAGCGTTTGACGACATCGCCGCGCTCGAGCGCGCGCGCAACGAACGCTCAGTCGCTGTGATGGTCGAGCCGATCCAGGGCGAAGGCGGTGTCGTCGTACCCAAGATCGACTATCTGAAGCGGGTGCGCGAGTTCTGCGATCGCAACAAGATGCTGCTGATACTCGACGAGATTCAGACCGGCGTCGGACGCACCGGCAAGTTCTTCGCCTACGAGCATGCGGGCCTCAAGCCCGACATCGTGACGCTTGCGAAGGCGCTCGGCGGCGGTATTCCGATTGGCGCGATGATCGCGCGCAAGGAGATCGCCGCGAGCTTCACCCCCGGCAGTCACGGCACGACCTTCGGCGGAAATCCGGTCGCGACCGCTGCGGCCAACGCCGTGCTCGACGCGATCGAGCAGGACGGCGTGCTCGAAAACGCAACTGAAGTGGGCGCTTACATCCTCGAGCGGCTGCGCAAGTTCGCCCAGGGCCGCGATCGTATCGTCGAGGTTCGCGGCCTCGGGATGATGATCGGCGTAGTGCTGAGGCACGATGCGCGCCCGATCGTTGACGCCTGTCTGCGCGACAAGCTGATCGTCAACGGCACCGCGGGCAACGTGCTGCGCCTGCTGCCACCGTTGAATCTCACGCGCGAGGAAGCTGACGCCGCGCTCGAGATCATCGAGAACGCGCTCACTACGACGACGGTTGCAAAGTAG
- the argB gene encoding acetylglutamate kinase, translating into MLIEALPYIKRFRGKTFVIKYGGHAMTTQELRESFAQEVVLLDLVGINPVVVHGGGPQITELIGKLGLPSKFVRGLRVTDAETMEAAEMVLQRINKDLVATISRQGGRAVGLSGKDGDLIHARKLEMTITDEHGKRERVDIGLVGEVAQINPEVVRTLEAANFISVIAPTGVDRTGQTYNINADTAAGEIAGALKAEKFILMTDVEGVKDADGKLLSTLDSAEAKRMIANGVISEGMIPKVECCIEALSNGVSKAHIIDGRVRHAVLLEIFTRSGIGTEVVRRKARVSNLNEESRNARESKA; encoded by the coding sequence ATGCTGATCGAGGCCCTGCCGTACATCAAACGGTTTCGCGGCAAAACCTTCGTCATCAAGTATGGCGGCCATGCGATGACCACGCAGGAGTTGCGCGAGAGCTTTGCGCAGGAAGTCGTGCTGCTCGATCTCGTCGGCATCAATCCGGTGGTCGTGCATGGCGGCGGCCCGCAGATCACCGAACTGATCGGCAAGCTCGGACTGCCGTCGAAGTTCGTGCGCGGACTGCGCGTCACTGACGCCGAAACGATGGAAGCCGCCGAGATGGTGCTGCAGCGCATCAACAAGGATCTCGTCGCCACGATCTCGCGCCAGGGCGGCCGCGCCGTTGGCTTGTCAGGCAAGGACGGCGACCTGATTCACGCGCGCAAACTGGAGATGACGATCACCGACGAACACGGCAAACGCGAGCGCGTTGATATCGGCCTCGTCGGTGAAGTCGCACAGATCAATCCCGAAGTCGTGCGCACGCTTGAGGCCGCGAACTTCATCTCGGTCATCGCGCCGACCGGAGTTGATCGCACCGGCCAGACTTACAACATCAATGCTGACACGGCCGCGGGCGAGATCGCCGGCGCGCTCAAGGCTGAAAAATTCATTCTCATGACCGACGTCGAAGGCGTGAAGGACGCCGACGGCAAGCTGCTGTCGACGCTCGACTCCGCCGAGGCCAAGCGCATGATCGCTAACGGCGTGATCAGCGAGGGCATGATTCCCAAGGTCGAGTGCTGCATCGAGGCGCTCTCCAATGGCGTCTCGAAGGCCCACATCATCGACGGCCGGGTGCGCCACGCGGTGCTGCTCGAAATTTTCACCCGCTCCGGTATCGGTACCGAAGTCGTGCGGCGCAAAGCGCGCGTGTCCAATCTGAACGAGGAATCGCGCAACGCCCGCGAGTCCAAGGCTTAA
- the argF gene encoding ornithine carbamoyltransferase yields the protein MAASMKHQARSQAPSKRDFLDMSSLSKAELDGLLALSARMKAELKAGLEHPYLRGKTLAMIFQKPSLRTRITFETGMAQLGGHAIYLAPNDIGIGERESVKDVARNMARVVDLIMIRTFTHETCVELARESSVPVINALTDLLHPCQVLADLLTLQERFGRDLRKLRVAFVGDGFNMAHSWIEAAALAGFELRLACPKGYEPDKQFMQMFRRAECGILTNDPIEAVKGADVVYTDTWTSMGREKEAAQRRKDFKGFQVNSALMKQATPGAIVMHCLPAHRGEEITDDVIDGPRSAVLDEAENRLHAQKAVMVWLLRPEVLQIASEQD from the coding sequence ATGGCGGCCTCGATGAAGCATCAGGCGCGCTCGCAGGCGCCGTCGAAGCGCGACTTCCTCGACATGTCGTCGCTCTCAAAGGCCGAGCTCGATGGTCTGCTCGCGCTCTCAGCGCGGATGAAGGCGGAGCTCAAGGCGGGCCTCGAGCATCCGTACCTGCGCGGCAAAACGCTCGCGATGATTTTCCAGAAGCCCTCGCTGCGCACGCGTATCACGTTCGAGACCGGGATGGCGCAGCTCGGCGGTCACGCGATCTATCTCGCGCCGAACGACATCGGTATAGGCGAGCGCGAGTCGGTAAAGGACGTCGCGCGTAACATGGCGCGCGTCGTCGATCTGATCATGATTCGTACGTTCACCCACGAAACCTGCGTCGAGCTCGCGCGCGAATCGAGCGTGCCCGTCATCAACGCGCTCACCGATTTGCTGCATCCGTGCCAGGTGCTCGCCGATCTGCTGACGCTGCAAGAGCGCTTCGGCCGCGACCTGCGCAAGCTGCGCGTTGCCTTCGTTGGCGATGGCTTCAACATGGCGCATTCGTGGATCGAAGCTGCCGCCCTCGCCGGCTTCGAGCTGCGTCTCGCGTGTCCCAAGGGATACGAGCCTGACAAGCAGTTTATGCAGATGTTCCGGCGGGCGGAGTGCGGAATTCTCACGAACGATCCGATCGAAGCCGTCAAAGGCGCGGACGTTGTCTACACCGATACGTGGACTTCGATGGGCCGCGAAAAGGAAGCCGCGCAGCGGCGCAAGGACTTCAAGGGCTTCCAGGTGAACTCCGCGTTGATGAAGCAGGCGACACCCGGCGCGATCGTGATGCACTGCCTGCCGGCGCATCGCGGCGAGGAAATCACCGACGATGTCATCGATGGGCCGCGCTCGGCCGTGCTCGACGAGGCTGAGAACCGCCTGCACGCGCAGAAGGCCGTGATGGTCTGGCTGCTGCGCCCGGAAGTGCTGCAGATCGCATCGGAACAAGACTGA